A stretch of Lathyrus oleraceus cultivar Zhongwan6 chromosome 6, CAAS_Psat_ZW6_1.0, whole genome shotgun sequence DNA encodes these proteins:
- the LOC127096545 gene encoding F-box only protein 8-like, with amino-acid sequence MDYQQKLSPPFNKWSDSKVSRKYIDDDVAFHVLSKLPIKSLKRFGCVRKSWSILFENSHFINMFRNHFISHRNSDNHHTYLLIFKRDCADCYHPELHLLDSRIKLTLPPPFQEDDFYLNILGKTSVNGIFCIGRNYEGGDSNKVKYVLWNPAIEEFVVIPPSPDELVPKHPRLRVFHDFHGFGYDQVRDDFKVIQYVTFDSSSCNDYDPDSPPPQGIMYFSFFEIYSLRNNSWKILHMDDMAQWYVGNAFYGEELYMNGACHWLVRGKHDQIFMMSFDMSHEVFFTTPIDERSVLNDGHLTALNGSIAFIINHDKNNIFHISILGELGVKESWIKLFICGPMPSIDWPPIGFGKKGYIFFRKIDNELAYVDLSTQIFEELGIKGEDYCCYTGLYKESLLSIGGSSN; translated from the coding sequence ATGGATTATCAGCAGAAGCTATCACCGCCGTTCAACAAGTGGTCTGATTCAAAGGTTAGCAGAAAGTATATTGACGATGATGTTGCCTTCCATGTTCTTTCAAAACTTCCCATTAAATCATTGAAGCGTTTTGGTTGTGTACGCAAATCATGGTCCATTTTATTTGAAAATTCTCATTTCATCAATATGTTCCGCAACCATTTCATATCTCATAGGAATTCCGACAATCATCATACATATCTTCTCATATTTAAACGTGATTGTGCTGATTGTTACCATCCTGAATTGCATTTGCTCGATAGTAGAATCAAATTAACTTTGCCACCTCCATTTCAAGAGGATGACTTTTATCTTAATATTTTGGGAAAAACAAGTGTTAACGGTATTTTTTGTATCGGGAGAAATTATGAAGGGGGAGATTCTAATAAGGTCAAATATGTATTGTGGAACCCAGCTATTGAAGAATTCGTTGTCATTCCTCCTAGCCCCGATGAGCTTGTACCAAAACACCCCCGCCTTCGCGTGTTTCATGACTTTCATGGGTTTGGTTATGACCAAGTAAGAGATGACTTTAAGGTCATTCAATATGTAACATTTGATAGCTCAAGTTGTAATGACTATGACCCTGATTCTCCTCCACCACAAGGTATAATGTATTTCTCCTTTTTTGAGATATATAGTCTAAGAAATAATTCTTGGAAGATACTCCACATGGACGATATGGCTCAATGGTATGTTGGTAACGCATTTTATGGGGAGGAATTGTACATGAATGGTGCATGTCATTGGTTGGTTAGGGGTAAACATGATCAAATATTTATGATGTCATTTGACATGAGTCATGAGGTGTTCTTTACAACACCCATTGATGAAAGATCTGTTTTGAATGATGGACACTTGACGGCGTTAAATGGATCAATTGCTTTTATCATAAATCATGACAAGAATAATATTTTTCACATATCTATTTTGGGTGAACTCGGTGTGAAAGAATCATGGATCAAACTATTTATTTGTGGCCCCATGCCTTCCATTGACTGGCCCCCAATTGGATTTGGGAAGAAGGGATacattttttttagaaaaatagATAATGAGCTAGCCTATGTCGATTTGAGCACCCAAATATTTGAGGAGCTTGGGATTAAAGGAGAAGATTATTGTTGTTATACCGGACTTTACAAGGAAAGCCTTCTTTCGATTGGAGGATCAAGTAACtag
- the LOC127096546 gene encoding F-box only protein 8, translated as MDYQQKLSLRFNKWSDSKVSRKYIDDDVAFHVLSKLPVKSLKRFGCVRKSWSILFENSHFINMFRNHFISHSNSDDHRTYLLIFKRDCADRYHPELHLLDSRIKLTLPPPFQEDDFYLNILGKTSVSGVFCIGTKDVRGDSNKVKYVLWNPAIEEFVVIPPSPDELVPKHPRLGVFHGFHGFGYDQVRDDFKMIQYVTFDSSSCNDYDPDSPPPQVKSTYKSLLNNLVLGICEQFQELSDLWIEDNIKSLQIMEGNHHSSQEGRYMSNMYEDEDEDERVDIEANLFDGRLEGLAKWWLWLHPILITFSQHV; from the exons ATGGATTATCAGCAGAAGCTATCACTACGGTTTAACAAGTGGTCTGATTCAAAGGTTAGCAGAAAGTATATTGACGATGATGTTGCCTTCCATGTTCTTTCAAAACTCCCCGTTAAATCATTGAAGCGTTTTGGTTGCGTACGCAAATCATGGTCCATTTTATTTGAAAATTCTCATTTCATCAATATGTTCCGCAACCATTTCATATCTCATAGCAATTCCGACGATCATCGTACATATCTCCTCATATTTAAACGTGATTGTGCTGATCGTTACCATCCTGAATTGCATTTGCTCGATAGTAGAATCAAATTAACTTTGCCACCTCCATTTCAAGAGGATGACTTTTATCTTAATATTTTGGGAAAAACAAGTGTTAGCGGTGTTTTTTGTATCGGGACAAAGGATGTAAGGGGAGATTCTAATAAGGTCAAATATGTATTGTGGAACCCAGCTATCGAAGAATTCGTTGTCATTCCTCCTAGCCCCGATGAGCTTGTACCAAAACACCCTCGCCTTGGCGTGTTTCATGGCTTTCATGGGTTTGGTTATGACCAAGTAAGAGATGACTTTAAGATGATTCAATATGTAACGTTTGATAGCTCAAGTTGTAATGACTATGATCCTGATTCTCCTCCACCACAAG TGAAAAGCACTTATAAATCTCTTCTAAACAACCTAGTTCTTGGAATTTGTgaacaatttcaagaattatcGGATCTTTGGATAGAAGATAACATAAAATCATTACAGATTATGGAAGGAAACCATCACAGTTCACAG GAAGGAAGGTACATGAGCAACATGtatgaagatgaagatgaagatgaacggGTAGACATTGAAGCTAATCTGTTTGATGGAAGGTTGGAGGGTTTGGCTAAGTGGTGGTTATGGTTGCATCCTATCCTCATTACTTTCAGCCAGCAT GTTTAA